One Trichormus variabilis 0441 genomic window, GCATAAAATCGTACATTTCATAACTTTTCAAACACTCTCTAATAGATAAATTTGCACCTTTAAATAGCTCTTTTTCTGATGATTGAGGATCATAGATATCTAGTTGCAGAATATAAACTTGAGCAGGATGTGGTATTAAATGAACTGTTTTTTTCATTGATTACCGATTGTCCAATTCCATTTTTGCGAGGTAAACATGATTGAATTATGTGAGTTCAAGTCCCAAACAATTCCTCACATATTCCTCACATTTTGTTGATAACCTCAAAGTAGATTTCACCTTCCCAACAGCAACATGGCAAAAGGTGAACTACTGCGTTTATTAATCAAACTCCAAGAGAAATAGAGAATATTGGAGAAAAAGTATGCTCAATGTTGTGCGTTGCAGTCAAATTATCGGTTGGATAGCAATAGATAGCTCAACTGCTAATAGTTTGGGTGAGTTAGAAGAAGTTTGGTTAGATGATTCTGGGCGTATTGCCTATTTTTCTGGCAAAGAAACTTATTTACCAGTAGAAGGAATTGCTGGCACAGCTAACCCTGATTTAGCTGCCGCAGTTGCCCAGAAACTCAACATTCCTTTGGGTAAATCTCTGGGTGAACGCTTTCTAGATAGTGTATATCGGATTGTATGCGTAATGATGCCAGAAAATTTGGATGCGTTGGCGAAGCCCGCCGCAGGCATCGCTCTGTGGTGTGAGGATTTTCGGCAAAAAACCCACGCAGAAGTATGTGAACTCTTGACAAGGCAAAAATTAACTACAAGTAATTCGTAATACCCGTTATGGATAGGACATTAACACACCAACCCCAAGAATATGCGGTGTCAGTATCAGTCGGTGAAGTAAAGCTCAAAGGTAATTTAGTGATTCCCAACGGTGCTACAGGCATAGTGTTATTTGCTCATGGTAGTGGTAGCAGCCGTTATAGTCCCCGCAACCGCTATGTTGCCGAAGTTTTACAACAGGCGGGACTGGCAACTTTGTTAATTGATTTGCTCACGCAGGAAGAAGAAGAAATTGACCTGCGAACAAGACATTTGCGCTTTGATATTGGTTTGTTAGCCTCACGATTAGTTGGGGCTACAGATTGGCTGACACATAACCCAGATACTCAACATCTGAAAGTAGGCTACTTTGGTGCTAGTACAGGCGGCGGTGCAGCTCTGGTAGCAGCCGCAGAACGTCCAGAAACAGTGCAGGCTGTTGTTTCTCGTGGTGGAAGACCAGATTTAGCTCCTTCAGCCTTACCCCATGTCAAAGCGCCGACATTGTTGATTGTTGGTGGGTACGATCTGCCAGTAATAGCAATGAATGAAGATGCTCTAGAGCAATTACAAACATCAAAACGTTTAGTGATTATACCCCGTGCCAGTCACTTATTTGAAGAACCAGGCGCATTAACCGCAGTCGCACAACTAGCGAGTGAATGGTTTATGCACTATCTCAGGTAGATAGGATTGGGGTAGAGGTGTAGAAGGTAGGAGTTTATGGATATAGTCAAGGGTCGTATCGGTCTTGAGGATAAATTTCTGCACGCTGGGAAATTTCCTGGCACACATCTGCATTTGGAAGTCCCGCCTGGGGTAGTTGACTCTCGTGTTGCAGTATTTTACAAACAGAAAATCCCCTAACAGCTTTGGATGCTGACGAAAGATTGTTACTACAGCAGCATCAATAAAAAACTCAAGTTTCACTAAAACTATAAGAATATGGACATTAAAGAACTTCTCAATCGATACGCAGCTGGAGAACGAAACTTCCAAGGCATCATATTACCAAAAGCAGACCTACAGGGTGTTAACTTGGGAGGTGTAGACTTTGGTAGAGCTGATCTACAGGGAGCTAACCTAGCCAAAGCCTCCATGAATGGAGCTAATCTGTGTCAAGCAAATCTTCAAGGTGCAAACCTAGAACACGCAAATTTATCTGAAGTTATTTTTAGTGGAGCTAATTTGCGTGAAGCTACACTAACAACAGCTAACCTCAATGAATCAGACTTTAGTGGTGCATATCTTTGTGGTGCAGACTTACGTGAGGCTAGTTTGCATATGGCATTAATGAGCGCCGCAAACTTGCAGCGTGTAAACCTGAGTGATGCCAAAATGAGCGGAGTCAGGATGTGGAAAGCTGATTTGCGAGAATCAGACCTGAGTGGTGCTGATTTAAGTGAAGCAAATCTGAGTGAGGTGAACCTGACTGGGGCAAATTTAAATGCCACAGATATGAGTGAAGCCTTTTTAACTGGGACAATTATGCCTGACGGTACTATTCATAAATAACCAAATTTGGCGTTGCATAAAAAGGAGTCAGAAGACAGAATTCAGAATTCACAATACTCCACCCATAAAGCGCAAAGTCGGAGCGGCGGCTTCCGCCGTTCCCCGAAGGGGTTGCCGCAGGCATCTGAACTTTGTAAGACAGGGATGGAGTTTAAATGAGGAAGGGTATTTGATTTTTTTTTCGCCCACTAGAGGCGAGGTTTTAAACCAATATTCATCCGTCACTTCCACAGAATTCATGCTGAATTCTGGCTCCTGACTTCTGAATTCTATTTTATAAATGCGGGATGAATTGAGACTTTTATACAAAGCAGAATATTGATTCTGCCCTTTGGGAACGCTTTGAGCGAATGCGCCTACCCTGCGGGTTCCGCGTTAGCGGGGCGTAGCCCGACAAAAATCATCCCACTAATCAGCAACGCCCCAAATTTTTACACACAAACACTACAAAATCTGGGAATTATAATGTCATTGCATCAACCAGTCTGGACATTACCCATTGCAGCAGTTTATGAGTTATTGGGAACTACTGAGAACGGCTTAACTGAATATGAGGCAACACAAAGCCTTGAGCGTTATGGTGCGAATGAACTGCCAGAAACGCCCCAGCGCCCAATGTGGCTTCGCTTCACGGATCAACTCACTCACTTTATGGCTCTATTGCTATGGGTAGCAGGAATTTTGGCATTTATTTCCCGCACTCCAGAACTGGGATGGGCAATCTGGGCTGTGATCTGGATTAATGCCGTCTTTAGTTTTTGGCAAGAGTTTCAGGCAGAACAAGCATTATCAGCACTTAAGAATGTGTTACCGATGCAGGTAAAAGTGTATCGAGATGGTGAACTCAAGCAAATACCAGCACGGGAACTGGTGCGTGGGGATATTATGCAATTGGAAGAAGGGGATCACGTTTCGGCTGATGCGCGGTTGGTAAAATCTGAAAGTCTATACCTCGATGTTTCTGTGCTGACTGGTGAATCTCTGCCTGTGGCTCGCAATGCTTATCCAGTAAGGGTGCGGGAAGTTGCCTCTATTCGGGGCGGTAAGACTCTACCAGCCGGTGAACAACCTTTACAAGAACCAACTAATTTGGCGGAAATTCCCAATTTGGTGTTAGCAGGTTCAACAGTGTCATCAGGACGAGGGGTAGCTATAGTCTATGCTACAGGCGCACAAACAGAATTTGGTCATGTAGCACATCTCACAACCGTTGTGCAACGCGAACCTAGCACTTTAGAAGTGCAAGTGGCACAAGTGGTACGGGTGATCACAGCGATCGCTTTGACGATGGGAGTCTTGGTATTTTTACTAACATCTCTGTTAGTGGGGATGGAAGTGAAAGAGAGTTTTATTTTTGCGATCGGTATTATTGTAGCCTTAGTGCCGGAGGGGTTATTGCCTACCGTCACATTATCATTAGCAATTGGAGTCCGGCGGATGGTACGGCGTAATGCTCTAGTGCGTCGGCTGTCGGCTGTGGAAACCTTAAGTGCTACTACGGTCATCTGTACAGACAAAACCGGCACATTGACCAAAAACGAAATGACGGTGCATTATCTCTGGATTCCCTGGCAACCCACTGGCAATGAACTGCCGGAAACACCATTGGCTATCTCACCCACCCTGATTGAAGTCACTGGGGCAGGATATGACCCTACAGTCGGGAAAGTGCATATGTCGGGGAATTTTGCTGCCGCCTGGAAAGTTCATTTGTTACTCACAGGCGCAGCACTTTGCTCTAATGCCCGTCTGATTCACCTGACAGCCCCTAGCCGTTGGCAAGAGATTGGTGATCCTACAGAAGCAGCTTTGTTAGTCGCTGCTGCTAAGGCTGGGCTAAATTTGGAAACCTTGCAAACACAACTGCCACGCTTGCGCGAAGTGCCATTTGATTCGCGGCGGCGAATGATGACGGTAATATTAGATTGGCGTGCCTCAACGGTATGGACTGGTGACTTGCCGAACTTAGCTTTTACTAAAGGTGCGCCGTTAGAAGTCTTACGCCACTGCACATATATCTTAAGAAATGGCACACTTGCAGACATCAACCAAGACGACTGGAATCAAGTGGTGGCAGCTAACGATAGTTTAGCCGCCCAAGGTTTTCGGGTGCTAGGAGTGGCGGCGCGGCGTGGTGGGAGTGAAATGTTAGATTGGCGATCGCAAGACCTAGAGCAGAATTTAACCTTTATTGGTTTAGTGGCGATGTTTGATCCGCCCCGTCCAGAAGTAAGTGATGCGATCGCTGAATGCCATGCTGCCGGAATCAAGGTAAGTATGGTGACAGGTGATTATGGTTTAACTGCGGAAGCGATCGCCCGTCAAATTGGACTGGTCAACAACTCGGTACGGATAGTCACCGGTGAAGGCATGGGAAATTTATCTGATGCACAACTGCGGCAAATTGTCAAATATCGTTCTGGGTTGGTATTTGCGCGGATGTCTCCGGAACACAAGTTACGATTGGTGCAAGCCTACAAAGATATAGGTGATGTAGTTGCAGTCACAGGGGATGGAGTTAATGATGCCCCAGCCTTAAGAGCCGCTCATATAGGAGTAGCGATGGGGATGAATGGCACAGATGTAGCACGGGAAGCCGCCGATATTGTGCTTACAGATGATAACTTTGCTACCATTGTGAGCGCGATCGAGCAGGGACGCACCGTGTATCAAAACATCCGCAAATTTATGACTTATATCTTGGCATCGAATGTAGCGGAATTAGTGCCTTTTTTGCTAATGGTAGCCCTGAAAGTTCCCCCCGCCTTGGTAATTATGCAGATTCTCGCCATTGATTTAGGCACTGACTTAGTACCGGCTTTAGCCTTGGGTGCAGAAAAAGCAGAAGTTGGTACAATGCACCAACCACCTCGGAAAAAATCGCGATCGCTTCTTGACCGTTCCCTGCTTTTACGCGCCTATTGTTTTCTAGGTCTACT contains:
- a CDS encoding cation-translocating P-type ATPase, coding for MSLHQPVWTLPIAAVYELLGTTENGLTEYEATQSLERYGANELPETPQRPMWLRFTDQLTHFMALLLWVAGILAFISRTPELGWAIWAVIWINAVFSFWQEFQAEQALSALKNVLPMQVKVYRDGELKQIPARELVRGDIMQLEEGDHVSADARLVKSESLYLDVSVLTGESLPVARNAYPVRVREVASIRGGKTLPAGEQPLQEPTNLAEIPNLVLAGSTVSSGRGVAIVYATGAQTEFGHVAHLTTVVQREPSTLEVQVAQVVRVITAIALTMGVLVFLLTSLLVGMEVKESFIFAIGIIVALVPEGLLPTVTLSLAIGVRRMVRRNALVRRLSAVETLSATTVICTDKTGTLTKNEMTVHYLWIPWQPTGNELPETPLAISPTLIEVTGAGYDPTVGKVHMSGNFAAAWKVHLLLTGAALCSNARLIHLTAPSRWQEIGDPTEAALLVAAAKAGLNLETLQTQLPRLREVPFDSRRRMMTVILDWRASTVWTGDLPNLAFTKGAPLEVLRHCTYILRNGTLADINQDDWNQVVAANDSLAAQGFRVLGVAARRGGSEMLDWRSQDLEQNLTFIGLVAMFDPPRPEVSDAIAECHAAGIKVSMVTGDYGLTAEAIARQIGLVNNSVRIVTGEGMGNLSDAQLRQIVKYRSGLVFARMSPEHKLRLVQAYKDIGDVVAVTGDGVNDAPALRAAHIGVAMGMNGTDVAREAADIVLTDDNFATIVSAIEQGRTVYQNIRKFMTYILASNVAELVPFLLMVALKVPPALVIMQILAIDLGTDLVPALALGAEKAEVGTMHQPPRKKSRSLLDRSLLLRAYCFLGLLEAILGMTAFFLVWWSYGYNLQQLQAVTPSILSHSANAATVAIYTQATTMTLATIVACQDGNVFACRSERTSIWRLGLFSNPLIWLGIATEWMLVILITNSTFLSRFFSTAPLAPWQWLLLLVCPPIILGAEELRKAAWRRNLRHRR
- a CDS encoding pentapeptide repeat-containing protein, with translation MDIKELLNRYAAGERNFQGIILPKADLQGVNLGGVDFGRADLQGANLAKASMNGANLCQANLQGANLEHANLSEVIFSGANLREATLTTANLNESDFSGAYLCGADLREASLHMALMSAANLQRVNLSDAKMSGVRMWKADLRESDLSGADLSEANLSEVNLTGANLNATDMSEAFLTGTIMPDGTIHK
- a CDS encoding dienelactone hydrolase family protein — encoded protein: MDRTLTHQPQEYAVSVSVGEVKLKGNLVIPNGATGIVLFAHGSGSSRYSPRNRYVAEVLQQAGLATLLIDLLTQEEEEIDLRTRHLRFDIGLLASRLVGATDWLTHNPDTQHLKVGYFGASTGGGAALVAAAERPETVQAVVSRGGRPDLAPSALPHVKAPTLLIVGGYDLPVIAMNEDALEQLQTSKRLVIIPRASHLFEEPGALTAVAQLASEWFMHYLR